The Fusarium oxysporum f. sp. lycopersici 4287 chromosome 1, whole genome shotgun sequence DNA segment TACTCACCGACCAAGTCCGACTGGAACGCATCTTGATACTGCATATCGACTGTTTCTATTCTGTAAATATCTCTCGTCACCTTCGCTTGGTGTCAACTTTCTCCGCTTTTAGTGCCGCTTCAACGACTAGTTCCATCCTGTGCAGCCTTGACTGGCGCAATTCACGACTCGCCTGGCTGATCAGATAAACTCACTTGTAATTGCCTCTATTCGATCAACACCCGCCGCAACCCGGCCATGATGAGTTCGACGGCATGGAACGGGCAGGACCAGACAATGGCCTCGACTGGTGAGGACGACTTTCATCAATTTCTCGACATGAGCAGCATGGGAAGTTTGGGCGATGGCATGCACTTCGACTTCCAATCTTTCCAAGATGGCTCTGCTCAGGGTCTGATGAGCCAAACGCGAGATGCCCCCGACACAATAATGACCGACAGCGACAATCCAGGCCTAATGTCTACACCAAACACGATGCCCATGTCAACATCTACGGTTCAATCAACCATTCCCGCGCACATGATGACGCCCGCAAGCGATCCGATTTCTAATATCGACGCCCAGAttcaatatcttcaacaacaaaagttccaacagcagcagcgccaGATGCAAGAGCAGCAGGTGGCTTTCTTCCATAATCACAACCACTCAGTGCCCCCTACACCACAAAGTCTTGAGATGCCCAACAGTGGACAGTTCTATTCACAGGCTGAGCAAATTCCAACATCAGGTGCCTACGACAGAAATTATCACCAGCGCATGAAAGAGCAAGATGTAAGACTCCAGTCCATCACCAACGCCCGCCTCTACATGTCCCGTTGCTAACTTGGTTCTAGATGGCATTCACACCTCTCGTTTCCCCCGCAGTTACCCCTTTGGATCCCAACTTCTCCATGGACAGTGGCTATACTATTCCCAGCGCCTATTTTAGTCCTCTGACTTCACCAGCTCTCCACGCGCAGAACGACCCCTCTACAGTCTACGATCCGCGCCTTACGAACACCAATAATTCACCAATCGATATAGATCTCGACAGATCGGCTGCTCCCGTTACCTCCGTTTTGGACTTGCCCAAGAAGGCTACAAGGAAAAAGACCGCGACCAAGACACGGGCAAAGGCTAGCATTCGAAGTTCTCCCATTGTCAAGCCTCAGCGTCGGAAAACAGGTCCCAGTCCGGCCATCGTTTCACATGTACTCagtgaggttgaagagaacAATGGTGCCTTTCTTCCTATGCCTGCGACCTCTACCGAGACCTCGGCAGAGGAGAACTCATCGGTATCCCCTGAGGCCCTCTCGGAGATGCCCCCGCCGCCAATCCCCAATAGGAGATCGACCAGCAAATCGCCATACATCCAAGCGCAGTCGAGCAACCAGCAGACGCCTGTCTCTGGCCCTGTTGATTCACGTCCAGCTCCAGCTACTCCCGCATCGCTCATGAAACTCCCGGCATCCAGGGCAAGCAAGCAGGCAAATGGGCCTCAAGAACCGGTTGTGTCTGAACACATTGAATCGCTTGAGTTGCCCGAGTCGGTATCTGGCAAGACCATGACCCCGGTCATCTCACGCTCTTCTGTGCAGTCTCCTTCTGTAGAACCTATATCTCGACGAGGATCGAGCTTTCAGCCATTGCCATCACCAGTATTCCCCAAGGCTTCGGGACCTGCATCAGCAAGTGCGAGCCCCCAATTGGCTCCCGGTTCGGCAGGCCCATCCGCACGGAAAACTCCTCAGCTCGCGCCTCGGTCGAACAGGAAAAGGTCAACAGGTTCAGTACATGTTTCGCCTGCGCTGTTGCCTAGAATATCCCCTAGCATCAAGCCTCTTCTACCCGGCACACCGGGTATGACACCAGCGGAGAGTGCTGCGTCGCAATTGCTCATGTCGAAATCCAACTACCAAAATATCCTCGAGGGCAACAAGGTGCCAGGAATTTCATATCCGAGCGAACTTTCAACAAATCTCACATCAAAGCGAACGTCGCACAAAATTGCAGAGCAGGGGCGCCGTAACCGAATTAACTCGGCCTTACAGGTCATGGCTGGATTATTGCCTGGTGGAGACAAGACGAATCTTGCGGATGAAGGTGACAAGAAGGATGGAAGCAAGCGAACGCGCAAACAGCAAGGCCAGTGTGTCGAAAACGCCATTGTGCACATGAAGAGCCTCGAGAAAGAAAACTGCGATCTGAAGAATGAGGTCGAGGAACTTAAAAGACGACTGGAAGGGCTGCAAGGGTCAACAGTCGATAAAGAAAAGGCATGACAAAGAGGATCTGGGTGCATCTAGCTCACTACATGATATACACAGGCGCTGAACAGGCGGGAACTTCCCTGAGTACATAATAGGATAGGTCTGGTACGTGATGAGGTCAACTCTCTTCGTAATATCCTCAAGGGCGGCAGCGATTTTTGTTTCGGCGTTTTGCTTGGGGTGTTGAACAGGGCGGGATACTAGACGGGTGCCTCTGGGCCTAGATGGGCTTGTTGTAGAGTGTATTTGTTGAAATCGCTAGAAGAGGCAATGGATAACCTAGCAAACGAGGGATTGACGGCCTCATAAGAGTTGTGGAGCATGGAAATACCAGAACTAAATAATAAAGGTCACGTTAACAAGCACAGTGAAGCGAGACATGGGTCCAAGCTCTGAGATGTCGAGGAGTGACATGAATTAAAGGATGAATGTGGTGAAGTAGTTTGGCTAGGGGTCTAGAGCATTGTTTATTGTTATGTGATATGGATGGCTGTTATTGTTGATGATCAAGAACGTCAGTATCTAACTGCTCCATAACCTCCACCACAAGTTTCAAGCTCTCCATGAAGCCGTTGACAGCGACTCGGAGCATTCGATTGGTTGTGGCCCTGTACTGAACCTCAAGAAGCCGGACATCTGCATCGCCGCCAGACGGAGAACCCTGCGTTGACGTCGGCGCTGGGACAACGGTGAGCTGTCGCCTGACGAGTGGGGAGAGTTCAGGGTCCACCTGAATGGCCTTGAGGGCGGTTGTGGCCAGTCGAGCGGTGGGAAAGGGGACGTTGAGGACACTGAGAACCAGGGTATGGGTCAGCAAAGAGAACGAGAATAacaacaataacaacaacaGCCAGCCTTGGCCTTAGTAGCCTCAGACTTGGGGTCGTCATCGTCACAGGACAGGGGGGTGGCTTGCATCGAGCAGGGAAATTCGGGATCGGGAATGGCGGTCATGGTTGTGACTGTGGCGGAAGTGGTCACTGCTTTGGTAGCGACGCTCTAATCTCTCTTGCTTGTTGTGATCGATCTATTCGTTTCCCGATGCTTAAATATTCTGGTTGTGCGGTAGTTTTATAATGACGATGCTAGCATTGGCCTTTGCCGTGACAAGGAATGGAGATCTAAGCCCGAAATCGAAAGGACAGGAACGTCAACCCCTGGGAATTTTTGCGTTTTGATTCGATAGTGAAGAGGGCCTCTTTTGA contains these protein-coding regions:
- a CDS encoding hypothetical protein (At least one base has a quality score < 10) translates to MMSSTAWNGQDQTMASTGEDDFHQFLDMSSMGSLGDGMHFDFQSFQDGSAQGLMSQTRDAPDTIMTDSDNPGLMSTPNTMPMSTSTVQSTIPAHMMTPASDPISNIDAQIQYLQQQKFQQQQRQMQEQQVAFFHNHNHSVPPTPQSLEMPNSGQFYSQAEQIPTSGAYDRNYHQRMKEQDMAFTPLVSPAVTPLDPNFSMDSGYTIPSAYFSPLTSPALHAQNDPSTVYDPRLTNTNNSPIDIDLDRSAAPVTSVLDLPKKATRKKTATKTRAKASIRSSPIVKPQRRKTGPSPAIVSHVLSEVEENNGAFLPMPATSTETSAEENSSVSPEALSEMPPPPIPNRRSTSKSPYIQAQSSNQQTPVSGPVDSRPAPATPASLMKLPASRASKQANGPQEPVVSEHIESLELPESVSGKTMTPVISRSSVQSPSVEPISRRGSSFQPLPSPVFPKASGPASASASPQLAPGSAGPSARKTPQLAPRSNRKRSTGSVHVSPALLPRISPSIKPLLPGTPGMTPAESAASQLLMSKSNYQNILEGNKVPGISYPSELSTNLTSKRTSHKIAEQGRRNRINSALQVMAGLLPGGDKTNLADEGDKKDGSKRTRKQQGQCVENAIVHMKSLEKENCDLKNEVEELKRRLEGLQGSTVDKEKA